A genomic stretch from Pararhizobium sp. IMCC21322 includes:
- a CDS encoding mechanosensitive ion channel family protein: protein MNWNVEPLSILAEQLNSLLRSTVELAPNIVAALLLLLVTWLIARLLGGAIRKVLVSSQSRPSLVVALAKLVRIFVWVIGILLTATLVFPGLTPTKLLAGLGIGSIAIGLAFKDIFENFLAGFLILLRKPMRIGDDIECEDLSGRVEQISVRDTFLRKRSGELVLVPNSCIYKNPVRILTDHAHRRISIIVGVAYGENVDAARDVISKALENIETRNREKPVEVFAQEFNSSSIDFMVRWWTGSTPLQEHQSRDQAVAAIKAALDEAGIEIPFPYRTLTFAQPLTINTESGGDQK, encoded by the coding sequence ATGAACTGGAATGTCGAGCCACTAAGCATCCTGGCTGAACAACTCAACAGCCTTCTGCGCAGTACCGTCGAATTGGCTCCTAACATCGTGGCGGCCTTGCTTTTGCTGCTGGTTACCTGGCTGATTGCCCGTCTATTGGGTGGTGCAATCCGAAAAGTGCTGGTGAGCTCGCAATCTCGTCCTTCGCTTGTTGTTGCGCTTGCCAAATTGGTGCGTATCTTTGTCTGGGTCATTGGAATTCTGCTCACAGCCACTCTGGTGTTTCCGGGCCTCACACCCACAAAGCTTTTGGCTGGCCTGGGAATTGGATCGATTGCAATCGGTCTTGCATTCAAGGACATCTTTGAGAACTTCCTTGCCGGGTTTCTGATTTTGCTGCGCAAACCGATGCGCATTGGCGATGACATTGAGTGCGAAGATCTGAGCGGCCGGGTGGAACAGATATCAGTCCGCGATACATTTTTGCGAAAGCGGTCTGGAGAACTCGTGCTGGTTCCCAACAGTTGCATTTACAAGAATCCGGTCCGTATCCTGACGGACCACGCGCACCGGCGAATTTCAATCATTGTCGGCGTTGCCTATGGGGAGAATGTGGATGCAGCCAGGGACGTGATTTCCAAAGCCCTTGAAAACATTGAAACCCGCAATCGTGAGAAACCGGTTGAGGTCTTTGCACAAGAATTCAACTCGTCATCTATTGATTTCATGGTTCGCTGGTGGACCGGCAGTACACCCTTGCAGGAACATCAATCCCGCGATCAGGCTGTTGCCGCCATTAAAGCGGCTCTGGATGAAGCTGGAATTGAAATTCCGTTCCCGTACAGAACGCTGACATTTGCGCAGCCGCTGACCATCAACACTGAATCCGGAGGAGACCAAAAATGA
- a CDS encoding permease yields MPDQTTTVPRTYRPHILGVLGAGTLLVIAAIWPAHIVPAVKFIVWGLVFVAPIVVPGILVAAWIIASGADAHISRAFEGRTARTIVAASLIGAITPVCGVTVLPLMAGLLAAGIPLAPIMAFWLSSPVTDPAMLATTVATLGLSFAVGKTVAAFGLGLFGGAVTALFARRAWAQNALRDTGLARQLSTARCGADLPFDPWLWRTQSRWTSFTNQAWATTRLILICLTPAFAAEYALNATLTPGSLASYVGQDQWWAIPAAVFVGAPAYIDGYAALPLARSLIENGMSSGAAMAFMVSGGVVSIWGAMAIAPILKLKPFLLYLGLAVVGSLAAGYLFEWVV; encoded by the coding sequence ATGCCCGACCAAACAACCACCGTACCGCGAACATACCGCCCCCATATCCTTGGAGTATTGGGCGCAGGAACACTATTGGTGATTGCCGCGATCTGGCCGGCGCACATCGTTCCTGCGGTGAAGTTTATTGTCTGGGGTCTGGTCTTTGTCGCGCCGATTGTCGTGCCCGGTATCCTGGTCGCAGCATGGATCATCGCAAGCGGCGCAGATGCTCATATCTCTCGCGCATTTGAAGGGCGAACCGCTCGGACGATTGTGGCTGCGTCGCTGATTGGCGCCATCACGCCCGTTTGCGGGGTGACGGTACTGCCGTTGATGGCAGGCCTCTTGGCGGCGGGTATACCACTGGCTCCGATCATGGCTTTCTGGCTGTCATCTCCCGTCACCGATCCCGCCATGCTGGCCACAACCGTCGCCACCCTAGGCCTGTCTTTTGCCGTGGGCAAGACAGTGGCAGCGTTCGGTCTGGGCCTGTTCGGAGGCGCTGTGACAGCTCTGTTTGCGCGGCGGGCCTGGGCTCAAAATGCACTCCGCGACACCGGGCTTGCCCGCCAATTGAGCACTGCGCGCTGCGGTGCGGATCTGCCGTTCGACCCTTGGCTCTGGCGGACGCAGAGCCGATGGACCTCTTTTACCAATCAGGCCTGGGCCACAACCAGACTGATCCTCATCTGCCTGACCCCGGCGTTTGCCGCAGAATATGCGCTGAATGCAACGCTGACACCCGGATCGCTTGCCAGTTACGTGGGCCAGGACCAGTGGTGGGCAATCCCCGCTGCAGTCTTCGTCGGTGCGCCCGCTTACATCGACGGCTATGCGGCACTGCCTCTGGCCAGAAGCCTGATTGAGAACGGCATGTCTTCAGGCGCGGCCATGGCATTCATGGTATCCGGTGGTGTGGTCAGCATCTGGGGTGCAATGGCCATTGCTCCGATCCTGAAGCTGAAACCGTTCCTTCTGTATCTGGGCCTTGCGGTCGTTGGATCTCTGGCAGCGGGATACCTTTTCGAATGGGTTGTTTGA
- a CDS encoding flavodoxin family protein — MSDKEPKPPADYSDLKALYLNTTLKKGKDPSHTEDLMCRSMAIMEENKISTDMLRLTDHQIAFGVYPDMTEHGWDRDDWPAIQEKVMQADILVIGTPIWLGEESSICRLVIERLYGNSGNLNDAGQYAYYGRVGGCLVTGNEDGIKHCAMTVLYALQHLGYSIPPQADAGWIGEAGPGPSYGDDGAGYDNEFTQRNTTFMTWNLIHLARILKDAGGIPAHGNQRSKWEAGCRFDYPNPDYR; from the coding sequence ATGAGCGACAAAGAACCGAAACCGCCCGCCGACTACTCGGATCTCAAGGCGCTTTATCTGAACACCACTTTGAAGAAGGGCAAGGATCCCTCGCACACCGAAGATCTCATGTGCCGATCAATGGCGATCATGGAGGAAAATAAGATATCAACCGATATGCTCCGTCTCACCGACCACCAGATTGCCTTCGGCGTTTATCCCGATATGACGGAACATGGCTGGGACCGGGACGACTGGCCGGCCATTCAGGAAAAGGTCATGCAGGCAGACATCCTCGTCATCGGCACGCCGATTTGGCTGGGTGAGGAATCCTCCATATGCCGACTGGTTATCGAACGGCTCTACGGCAATTCAGGCAATCTCAACGATGCGGGGCAATACGCCTACTACGGCAGGGTTGGCGGATGTCTGGTTACCGGAAATGAAGACGGTATCAAACATTGCGCCATGACGGTGCTGTACGCACTTCAGCATCTGGGATATTCGATACCGCCACAGGCGGATGCCGGCTGGATTGGTGAGGCTGGGCCTGGTCCGTCTTACGGCGATGATGGTGCGGGTTATGACAATGAATTCACGCAGAGAAACACAACATTCATGACGTGGAACCTGATTCATCTCGCGCGTATTCTCAAGGATGCAGGCGGAATACCAGCCCATGGCAACCAACGCTCAAAATGGGAGGCCGGCTGCCGGTTTGACTATCCCAATCCGGACTATCGCTAA
- a CDS encoding ABC transporter substrate-binding protein, with protein MTFTRRMILSFAAATVLSASSYVAVAQELPRNVRLVIGSKSTGGDTYQNSAIVAEALAEKLGINVKVDAVGATEAFKALNRDSRGTTLMIFHDQSYLGNLYGVQGYANPFEGYKIGPTVAINPGNAYLVPKSSKYQSMDDIFAAAKAGDKVRVAIQPGGVSEIGFSAMKNAAKVLSPGSEANIVAVNTGSQSDKNQTMWDDLADVINGSIQANEQFTQLPDDDRKAMRFVWITARPATLEQAPAQGMGNTTRDQMLKFAAPETKVPLDDSENFTFDKEFFFLYNQDMDDAIVQQIDTALTEIYAAGEIQKRQKEAFFIPNFLPSGEALAHLQAKRSTYEQVIKDITSN; from the coding sequence ATGACTTTTACACGCAGAATGATTCTGTCCTTCGCGGCTGCGACGGTGCTTTCCGCATCATCCTATGTTGCGGTAGCGCAGGAATTGCCACGCAATGTGCGCCTTGTGATTGGCTCAAAATCAACCGGCGGCGACACCTATCAGAATTCGGCGATTGTCGCTGAGGCTCTGGCTGAGAAGCTGGGTATCAATGTGAAGGTGGATGCAGTTGGCGCGACCGAAGCATTCAAAGCGCTTAACCGCGATAGCCGCGGCACAACGCTGATGATTTTCCACGATCAGTCTTATCTTGGCAATTTGTATGGGGTGCAGGGATACGCAAATCCGTTTGAAGGTTACAAGATAGGGCCAACGGTCGCGATCAATCCTGGCAACGCATATCTCGTTCCAAAAAGTTCGAAATATCAATCCATGGATGATATTTTTGCGGCAGCCAAAGCCGGTGACAAGGTGCGTGTAGCAATCCAGCCTGGCGGTGTTTCCGAAATTGGCTTCTCCGCAATGAAAAATGCCGCAAAGGTACTTTCACCCGGTTCTGAAGCAAACATTGTCGCGGTCAACACTGGCTCGCAGTCAGACAAGAATCAAACCATGTGGGACGATCTTGCTGATGTGATAAACGGCTCCATTCAGGCAAATGAGCAATTCACGCAACTGCCGGACGATGATCGCAAGGCGATGCGGTTTGTCTGGATCACAGCGCGTCCTGCCACTTTGGAACAGGCACCCGCACAAGGCATGGGCAACACCACCCGCGACCAGATGTTAAAATTTGCGGCTCCGGAAACAAAAGTTCCGCTTGATGACAGTGAAAACTTCACTTTCGACAAGGAATTTTTCTTTCTTTACAATCAGGATATGGATGACGCAATCGTTCAACAGATTGACACAGCGTTGACTGAAATTTACGCCGCTGGCGAGATTCAGAAACGCCAGAAGGAAGCCTTCTTCATTCCAAACTTCCTGCCATCAGGCGAAGCGCTTGCACATCTCCAGGCCAAGCGCTCCACATATGAGCAGGTTATCAAAGACATCACTTCGAATTAA
- the araD gene encoding L-arabinonate dehydratase, whose amino-acid sequence MPDHPTKKAASELRSARWFAPDDLRSFGHRSRMMQLGYSEDDYRDRPIIGILNTWSELNSCHGHFPERVENVRRGVLQAGGFAVEMPALSVDESFTKPTSMLYRNMLAMETEEMIRSHPLDGVVLLGGCDKTTPGLVMGAITAAVPFIFMPAGPMLRGHYAGRILGSGSDAWKYWDERRAGNITDEEWVGIQGGIARSVGTCMTMGTASTMTAISDAMGLTLPGASSIPAADAGHQRMASDSGRRIVDMVWEDLTPDKIINDASVRNAAIVAMATGCSTNAVVHLIAMARRAGVEFTLDDLDELGRVTPLIANIRPSGKDYLMEDFFYAGGLRALMKQMEERLDTSVLTVTGKTMGENLEGAVVYNDDVIRPLSNPVYAEGSLALLRGNLCPDGAVIKPAACDPKYHVHEGPALVFDSYPEMKEAIDDEDLDVSPDHVLVLRNAGPLGGPGFPEWGMLPIPKALIKQGHRDMLRISDARMSGTSYGACVLHVAPESFIGGPLALLKTGDIVRLDLPNRTLDMLVDEAELAQRKANWKVPAPRFERGWGYMFSKHVTQADKGCDFDFLERGFGTAAGEPDIH is encoded by the coding sequence ATGCCAGATCACCCGACAAAGAAGGCTGCCTCAGAATTGCGCAGCGCGCGTTGGTTTGCGCCCGATGACCTGAGGTCATTCGGGCACCGGTCGCGGATGATGCAACTTGGCTATTCGGAAGATGATTATCGCGACCGGCCAATCATTGGCATTTTGAATACCTGGTCCGAGCTCAACTCCTGTCACGGTCACTTTCCAGAGCGGGTGGAAAATGTCCGCCGCGGTGTTCTGCAAGCTGGCGGCTTTGCTGTCGAAATGCCTGCCCTGTCAGTCGATGAAAGTTTTACAAAACCCACCTCCATGCTTTATCGCAACATGCTGGCCATGGAGACCGAGGAGATGATCCGGTCTCACCCGCTTGATGGCGTGGTGCTGCTGGGCGGCTGTGACAAGACAACACCCGGCCTCGTCATGGGGGCAATTACGGCAGCGGTTCCTTTCATCTTCATGCCAGCGGGACCCATGTTGCGCGGTCACTATGCCGGACGCATCCTGGGGTCAGGATCGGACGCATGGAAATACTGGGATGAACGCCGTGCCGGTAACATCACAGATGAAGAGTGGGTTGGCATTCAGGGCGGCATAGCGCGCTCCGTCGGCACCTGCATGACAATGGGCACAGCCTCGACAATGACAGCCATCAGTGATGCGATGGGACTGACGTTACCGGGTGCCTCGTCTATTCCGGCAGCCGATGCAGGCCATCAACGGATGGCAAGCGACAGTGGTCGCCGCATCGTTGACATGGTCTGGGAAGATCTGACACCTGACAAAATCATCAATGATGCATCGGTTCGCAATGCAGCTATTGTTGCCATGGCAACCGGTTGCTCCACAAATGCCGTGGTGCATCTGATTGCCATGGCACGCCGCGCCGGCGTGGAATTCACGCTGGATGATCTGGATGAGCTTGGCCGCGTCACGCCGCTGATCGCAAATATTCGCCCATCGGGGAAAGACTATCTGATGGAGGATTTCTTCTATGCCGGTGGATTGCGCGCCCTCATGAAGCAGATGGAAGAACGCCTTGATACCTCGGTGCTGACGGTCACGGGCAAGACCATGGGTGAAAACCTTGAAGGCGCGGTGGTCTATAATGACGACGTCATTCGTCCGCTTTCCAATCCGGTTTACGCCGAAGGTTCACTTGCGTTGCTGCGCGGCAATCTGTGTCCCGACGGTGCCGTTATCAAGCCTGCGGCCTGCGATCCAAAATACCATGTGCATGAGGGGCCAGCGCTTGTTTTCGATAGCTACCCGGAGATGAAAGAGGCGATTGACGACGAGGATCTCGACGTCTCACCTGATCACGTTCTGGTTCTGCGCAATGCCGGTCCACTGGGCGGCCCCGGCTTTCCCGAATGGGGCATGCTGCCAATCCCCAAGGCGCTCATCAAACAGGGTCACCGGGACATGCTCCGCATTTCTGACGCGCGCATGTCTGGCACATCCTATGGTGCGTGTGTTCTGCATGTCGCGCCGGAGAGCTTTATCGGCGGGCCGTTGGCGCTGCTCAAGACAGGTGATATCGTTCGGCTCGATCTACCCAATCGCACGCTCGACATGCTGGTGGACGAGGCTGAACTGGCGCAGCGAAAGGCGAATTGGAAAGTCCCGGCCCCGCGTTTTGAACGCGGTTGGGGTTACATGTTCTCCAAACACGTGACCCAGGCTGACAAGGGCTGTGATTTCGATTTTCTTGAGCGTGGTTTTGGGACTGCCGCTGGCGAACCGGATATACATTGA
- a CDS encoding carbohydrate ABC transporter permease, whose amino-acid sequence MSVWFNRHDVIWFDFNPTFDNYLITVLGQFGEFEIFDGRASIASSTIVAVASTILTTSIALWAAYALSRLINRGVHRLQYWLVTLRCLPPIAIVIPLVLLYRDLGILNTHLGLIVAHTVINLPIAILLLKSFIDDVPIEIEDAAMIDGATRFQSFKLVLLPMIRGGVASTALLCFIFSWTEFLLAIFLTNSITTIPVKMSILPGWGLSGFTTALGTSALVPAFIFILLMQKHLVRGLTMGAIKK is encoded by the coding sequence ATGTCCGTTTGGTTTAACCGTCATGATGTTATCTGGTTCGATTTTAATCCGACCTTTGATAATTATCTGATCACCGTATTGGGTCAATTTGGCGAGTTTGAAATATTTGACGGCCGGGCTTCCATTGCCTCGTCCACCATTGTTGCGGTGGCATCAACTATTCTGACAACGTCAATTGCACTATGGGCAGCCTATGCTTTATCGCGTTTGATAAATCGCGGTGTGCATAGACTGCAATATTGGCTTGTAACGCTCAGATGTCTGCCGCCAATTGCCATCGTCATCCCTCTTGTGTTGCTCTACCGCGATCTCGGTATTCTCAACACTCATCTGGGATTGATTGTCGCCCATACCGTGATCAATCTGCCCATTGCCATATTGCTGCTGAAGTCTTTCATTGATGATGTTCCAATTGAAATTGAAGACGCAGCCATGATTGATGGCGCGACCCGGTTTCAATCTTTCAAATTGGTTCTATTGCCAATGATCAGAGGCGGCGTGGCATCAACCGCGCTCCTGTGTTTCATTTTTTCCTGGACCGAGTTTTTGCTCGCTATTTTTCTGACAAACTCAATCACAACGATCCCGGTCAAGATGAGTATCCTGCCAGGTTGGGGACTCTCTGGATTTACCACTGCGCTCGGCACTTCTGCGCTCGTTCCGGCATTTATTTTCATTTTATTGATGCAGAAACATCTCGTTCGCGGCCTCACAATGGGGGCCATCAAGAAATGA
- a CDS encoding dihydrodipicolinate synthase family protein → MAHNLDEALTGISGILVTPYGADGNIAPQRLKPIIDRALGAGMHIPVVNGNTSEFYALTTDEACAMVKSVSEMINGRAPLLAGIGRGIRDACRLARESADAGASALMIHQPPDPFVAPRGTLDYLKAVSDASGGLPMMLYLRNDAIGIDAIKAMCDLPGVKGVKWATPNPLKLAAAIAACDPSIVWVCGLAEVWAPPLYAVGARGFTSGLINVWPERSVAIHAALDSGDYVKANELIKGMRAFEDIRAEELNGTNVTGVKAALQALGLDCGPTRPPSAWPLTEKQQATMLEFLKQSALM, encoded by the coding sequence ATGGCACATAATCTCGACGAAGCTTTAACCGGAATTTCGGGCATTCTCGTCACGCCCTACGGTGCTGATGGCAACATCGCACCACAAAGGCTCAAGCCGATTATTGACAGGGCGCTGGGTGCTGGCATGCACATTCCAGTCGTCAATGGAAATACCAGCGAGTTCTATGCGCTGACGACGGATGAAGCCTGCGCCATGGTAAAATCCGTTTCAGAAATGATCAACGGGCGTGCACCGCTTCTGGCTGGTATCGGTCGTGGTATCCGTGATGCATGCCGTCTTGCAAGAGAATCCGCCGATGCAGGCGCTTCAGCATTGATGATCCACCAACCACCAGACCCGTTTGTGGCGCCACGCGGCACTCTGGACTATCTCAAAGCGGTTAGTGACGCGAGTGGCGGCCTGCCGATGATGCTGTATCTGCGGAACGATGCTATTGGCATCGACGCTATCAAAGCCATGTGCGACCTGCCGGGTGTTAAAGGCGTTAAGTGGGCAACTCCGAATCCGTTGAAATTGGCTGCAGCCATTGCCGCTTGCGATCCATCAATCGTTTGGGTTTGCGGGCTTGCTGAGGTTTGGGCTCCACCGCTTTATGCGGTCGGCGCGCGCGGTTTTACCTCTGGTCTGATCAATGTGTGGCCTGAACGTTCTGTTGCAATTCATGCAGCGCTCGACAGCGGCGATTATGTCAAAGCAAATGAGCTCATTAAAGGAATGCGTGCCTTTGAAGACATACGTGCAGAAGAATTGAACGGCACCAATGTGACCGGCGTCAAAGCGGCTTTGCAGGCGCTCGGTCTTGATTGCGGACCAACGCGCCCGCCTTCCGCCTGGCCGCTCACCGAAAAACAGCAGGCAACCATGCTGGAATTCCTCAAGCAGAGCGCCCTGATGTGA
- a CDS encoding tripartite tricarboxylate transporter TctB family protein — translation MGELTKVTIDFQSSHLLFPIIIGCVLAVLGLAIVVRERSRITTSGSHWHRIFTQMDKFRFFGTLALTLAYFSLMVPVGDFWPNTGLGFLFCSMPFVFLAGLLFMHVWTARSVLVLATVAVLVPSLIWWLFTEVFFLTLP, via the coding sequence ATGGGTGAATTGACCAAGGTGACCATAGACTTTCAGTCGTCGCACCTGCTGTTTCCGATTATCATAGGCTGCGTACTGGCTGTTCTGGGGCTTGCTATTGTCGTAAGAGAGCGCAGCCGGATCACCACATCGGGAAGCCATTGGCACCGAATTTTCACACAGATGGACAAATTTCGGTTTTTCGGAACCCTGGCGCTGACTCTGGCCTATTTCTCGCTGATGGTGCCGGTGGGCGACTTTTGGCCCAACACGGGCCTTGGCTTTCTGTTCTGTTCCATGCCCTTCGTTTTCCTCGCCGGTCTGCTGTTTATGCACGTTTGGACTGCGCGTTCGGTGTTGGTTCTTGCAACCGTTGCTGTGTTGGTCCCGTCTTTGATCTGGTGGCTGTTCACTGAAGTCTTTTTCCTGACATTACCCTGA
- a CDS encoding LacI family DNA-binding transcriptional regulator, with product MATVGRIAGVSQVTVSRALSDPSKVSSLTLKKIEDAIHATGFVPNALAGALASQQSHLVSALVPSLTNIVYSSVVKTFSQRMREFGYQILLSETGFDLAEEEVFVSGHLSRQPDAVLLTGIQHSAQTRRMLLGAGIPIVEVWDITASPIDMCVGFSHADAGRAVADFAIDAGFAFGGTVTANDERAKLRRDSFTSRFLQKEGQSVSAHDCPGAASMGAGRAALADLIDNQGLKSGIVFCSSDVLAQGLLIEAHARGLKIPGDLSIVGFGDQEFAKDLEPALTTVRVDRELLGRTAADAILARIMGTEFPQPVSDLGFEIVRRMSA from the coding sequence ATGGCAACCGTCGGGCGCATCGCCGGCGTGTCTCAAGTCACAGTCTCACGTGCGTTAAGTGATCCATCGAAGGTCTCATCGCTGACTTTGAAGAAGATTGAAGATGCCATCCACGCAACCGGCTTCGTTCCCAATGCGCTTGCCGGTGCGCTTGCCTCGCAGCAGAGCCACCTTGTATCTGCACTTGTTCCCTCGCTGACCAACATTGTCTATTCATCCGTGGTGAAAACATTCAGCCAGAGAATGCGGGAATTCGGATATCAGATACTGCTTTCCGAAACAGGATTTGACCTTGCAGAAGAAGAGGTTTTTGTCTCGGGCCATTTGTCGAGGCAGCCGGATGCTGTTCTCCTGACCGGTATTCAACATTCAGCGCAGACTCGGCGAATGCTCCTTGGGGCAGGGATTCCGATCGTCGAAGTGTGGGACATCACAGCCTCTCCGATCGACATGTGTGTGGGCTTTTCCCATGCCGATGCCGGGCGCGCTGTTGCGGACTTTGCAATTGACGCTGGGTTTGCTTTCGGTGGGACAGTGACCGCCAATGATGAACGCGCAAAATTGCGACGCGATTCTTTCACAAGCAGGTTTTTACAGAAAGAAGGACAGTCTGTTTCCGCCCATGATTGTCCCGGTGCTGCCAGCATGGGGGCAGGACGCGCAGCCCTTGCCGATTTGATTGATAATCAGGGACTGAAGTCCGGGATTGTGTTTTGCAGTTCGGATGTTTTGGCACAGGGGCTTTTGATTGAAGCCCATGCACGCGGCCTGAAAATACCGGGCGATCTGTCCATTGTCGGTTTCGGAGATCAGGAATTCGCCAAGGATCTGGAGCCGGCACTCACCACTGTTCGCGTTGATCGTGAACTTTTAGGACGAACGGCAGCTGATGCAATTCTCGCCAGGATTATGGGAACAGAATTCCCTCAGCCTGTTTCCGATCTTGGGTTTGAAATTGTGCGCCGAATGTCGGCATAA
- a CDS encoding tripartite tricarboxylate transporter permease, which yields MPFFEFITPLFLLLIVGGTFVGIIFGAIPGMTATMAVAVCLPLTYPLGLENGLALLLGLYVGGISGGLVPAILLNIPGTPSSITTTFDGYPMTQKGEGEKALKIGICASFAGGIISLIALYLFAPALADFAIRFSYVEKFLIILFALSVMGALSTNMLIGIFSGFLGIFISLIGAYDISSGGNGKHRLIPPGTEYWLDSGFSLLPVLIGIFGLSAILHQAEAGMPPGLSRDNVKIGKSSKFSFSIFKGQILNVIRSSGIGTFVGILPGVGGSAASILAYTNAKTFSKNPENFGKGEPAGIIASESGNNGLTGGALVPLLSLGIPGDSTTALLIGAFTLQGIQVGPLFIGNNPQTWTAMIFAMLIANIVMFMMMFYAIRYVALIVTIPKHILFPIILMMCVIGAYTINYGIMFDVWTLLIFGLFGWLALKIRLEIAPFIIGFILGPSAEIYFVKSLESFGDLSIFFTKSWIAVLLWVLILGSIAGSAFINSKARQAE from the coding sequence ATGCCGTTCTTCGAATTTATCACGCCGCTCTTCCTTCTGCTCATTGTTGGCGGCACATTCGTAGGCATTATTTTTGGGGCGATCCCCGGCATGACCGCCACAATGGCAGTGGCAGTCTGCCTGCCGCTGACCTATCCGCTTGGTCTGGAAAATGGTCTGGCCCTGTTGCTGGGTCTTTATGTTGGCGGAATTTCAGGCGGGCTTGTGCCCGCAATCCTTCTCAACATTCCCGGCACGCCGTCTTCGATCACCACCACCTTTGATGGCTATCCCATGACCCAAAAGGGTGAGGGTGAAAAAGCGCTCAAAATTGGCATTTGTGCATCATTTGCTGGCGGCATCATTTCGCTGATCGCTCTGTATCTGTTTGCGCCCGCACTGGCGGATTTTGCGATCCGGTTTTCCTATGTGGAGAAATTCCTGATCATTCTGTTTGCGTTAAGTGTCATGGGTGCGCTTTCCACCAACATGCTCATCGGCATCTTCTCCGGCTTTCTCGGTATTTTCATCAGCCTGATTGGAGCCTATGATATTTCCTCCGGCGGAAATGGCAAACACAGGCTCATCCCGCCGGGCACGGAATACTGGCTGGACAGTGGGTTTTCGCTTCTGCCGGTTCTCATCGGCATTTTCGGCCTCAGCGCAATTTTGCATCAGGCAGAGGCTGGCATGCCGCCTGGCCTGTCGCGCGATAACGTTAAAATCGGCAAGTCTTCGAAGTTCTCGTTTTCCATCTTCAAAGGGCAGATCCTGAATGTAATACGGTCATCCGGCATCGGAACATTCGTCGGGATTCTGCCCGGTGTTGGCGGCTCTGCCGCCTCCATTCTGGCTTACACCAACGCCAAGACATTCTCCAAAAACCCGGAAAATTTTGGCAAGGGTGAACCGGCAGGCATCATTGCCTCTGAATCCGGAAACAACGGCTTAACCGGTGGTGCGCTGGTGCCACTGCTGTCGCTCGGCATTCCCGGGGATTCGACAACCGCATTGCTGATCGGCGCCTTCACGCTGCAGGGAATTCAGGTCGGGCCGCTGTTTATCGGCAACAACCCACAGACATGGACCGCCATGATCTTTGCAATGCTTATTGCCAATATCGTCATGTTCATGATGATGTTCTACGCAATCCGATATGTCGCGCTGATCGTTACCATCCCAAAGCACATCCTGTTTCCCATCATTCTGATGATGTGCGTGATCGGCGCCTATACGATTAATTATGGCATCATGTTTGATGTCTGGACGCTTCTGATCTTCGGGTTGTTTGGCTGGCTGGCGCTGAAAATCCGGCTAGAAATCGCGCCCTTTATCATTGGCTTTATTCTCGGCCCCTCCGCAGAAATCTATTTCGTGAAAAGTCTGGAGTCTTTTGGAGATCTGTCGATCTTTTTCACGAAAAGTTGGATTGCAGTGTTGCTCTGGGTTTTGATCCTGGGGTCAATTGCCGGGTCTGCCTTTATCAACAGCAAAGCCAGGCAAGCGGAATAA